One Paraglaciecola mesophila genomic region harbors:
- a CDS encoding GNAT family N-acetyltransferase, giving the protein MITKLENSNEVVANKIHTIFQNSYKVEAELIGVVDFPPLLRTVIDITRSRTDFYGFSDKNCLAAIIEIEIKINEKNLDIHSLAVDPNFFRLGIEGKLIARALKSFDINAATVETAVLNKPAISVYKKHGFIECKRWTPSHGIEKLAMSVKVS; this is encoded by the coding sequence ATGATAACAAAGCTTGAAAATTCTAATGAAGTTGTTGCTAATAAAATTCATACTATTTTTCAAAATTCTTATAAAGTTGAAGCTGAGCTTATTGGTGTCGTGGATTTTCCACCTCTATTACGAACAGTTATAGATATAACCCGCTCTAGAACTGACTTTTATGGCTTTAGTGATAAGAATTGTCTCGCAGCAATAATTGAAATAGAAATAAAAATAAACGAAAAGAATTTAGATATTCATAGTTTAGCTGTCGATCCCAATTTTTTTAGGCTAGGTATAGAAGGTAAATTAATTGCTCGTGCGCTAAAGTCATTTGATATTAATGCTGCTACAGTGGAAACCGCTGTTCTAAATAAGCCAGCAATTAGTGTATACAAAAAACATGGCTTTATTGAATGTAAAAGATGGACTCCATCACATGGCATTGAAAAGTTAGCAATGTCGGTTAAGGTAAGCTAG
- a CDS encoding transposase: protein MPQSRKSQISLIDTPYYHCVSRCVRQSYLCGTNQLTGQSYEHRRGWVEERLLFLSTVFAIDICAYAVMSNHSHVVLCVDKPLADNWDTESVLKRYHTLHKGTLLTQKFINGDTLTQGELITLDDTVEIYRKRLYDISWFMRDLNEYIAREANKEDDCTGRFWEGRFKSQALLDESAVLACMAYVDLNPIRAKIAKTPETATHTSIKKRIHAAKYHQAQPSTLMHFAGNLKENMLKGIAYSLKDYCELIDTTGRCIRDDKAGYIDNTQSPILQRLGLDSAQWLALTTEFEKHFCYAAGGEQMMNTFKRHTHHQRIRGMGNARQLLKKV from the coding sequence ATGCCCCAGTCACGAAAAAGCCAAATCAGTTTAATCGATACGCCTTATTATCACTGTGTGTCCCGATGTGTTCGCCAGTCTTATTTGTGTGGCACAAACCAACTTACTGGGCAGAGCTACGAGCACCGGCGTGGCTGGGTGGAAGAGCGTTTACTGTTTTTATCCACCGTGTTTGCAATCGATATTTGTGCTTATGCAGTGATGAGTAATCATTCTCATGTGGTGCTTTGTGTGGATAAACCCCTGGCTGATAACTGGGATACCGAATCGGTACTAAAGCGTTATCACACGCTTCATAAAGGCACGTTACTCACTCAAAAATTTATAAACGGTGATACCTTAACTCAGGGGGAGCTCATCACCCTTGATGACACTGTTGAAATCTACAGAAAACGTTTGTACGACATCAGTTGGTTTATGCGTGACTTAAATGAATATATTGCCCGTGAAGCGAATAAAGAAGATGACTGTACGGGCCGTTTTTGGGAAGGACGATTTAAATCTCAAGCGCTACTAGATGAAAGCGCCGTGCTAGCGTGTATGGCCTATGTGGATTTAAACCCCATTAGAGCGAAAATAGCCAAAACACCTGAAACAGCAACACACACCAGTATTAAAAAACGTATTCACGCTGCTAAATATCATCAAGCTCAACCGAGTACGCTAATGCACTTTGCGGGAAACCTGAAAGAAAACATGCTAAAAGGTATTGCGTATTCACTCAAAGACTATTGTGAGCTTATTGATACCACAGGTCGATGCATTCGTGATGATAAGGCAGGTTATATAGATAACACTCAAAGCCCTATTCTACAAAGATTGGGACTAGATAGCGCTCAGTGGTTAGCCTTAACCACTGAGTTTGAAAAACACTTCTGCTACGCCGCTGGGGGCGAGCAAATGATGAACACCTTTAAGCGCCATACCCACCATCAACGAATTCGCGGGATGGGTAATGCAAGGCAATTGCTAAAAAAAGTGTAA